One Nocardioides oleivorans DNA segment encodes these proteins:
- a CDS encoding helix-turn-helix transcriptional regulator yields MDLNGLGSQLKLWRDRTTPASVGLPTQKRRRAPGLRREEVAQLAGVSADYLVRLEQGRARHPSVQVVQSLARALRLDAGERDVLYRLAGHLPPSPSRMERHVPPSVMRLVDRLGDTPVSVIDASWQTIMQNRAAAALFGDLTGESERGQNRAWRTFMDLPGMGRFEPQTRSMVGRDVVADLRAALLRLPDDPDLGALVADLRRESPRFAELWETTPARPRGAQRKTLHHPVVGWMTLDCDKLTVNDGELQIVVFTAEPGSPDAEALALAVVVGLQEMGEELTPA; encoded by the coding sequence GTGGACCTCAACGGGCTCGGCTCGCAGCTGAAGCTGTGGCGCGACCGCACCACGCCCGCCTCGGTCGGACTGCCCACGCAGAAGCGGCGGCGAGCACCCGGGCTGCGGCGCGAGGAGGTCGCCCAGCTCGCCGGCGTCTCGGCCGACTACCTGGTGCGCCTCGAGCAGGGGCGCGCGCGACACCCGTCCGTGCAGGTCGTGCAGTCGCTCGCCCGGGCGCTGCGCCTCGACGCGGGCGAGCGCGACGTGCTCTACCGGCTCGCCGGGCACCTGCCGCCCTCGCCGTCGCGCATGGAGCGGCACGTGCCGCCGAGCGTGATGCGGCTCGTCGACCGTCTGGGCGACACCCCGGTCAGCGTGATCGACGCCTCGTGGCAGACGATCATGCAGAACCGCGCGGCCGCCGCCCTGTTCGGCGACCTGACGGGTGAGTCCGAGCGCGGCCAGAATCGCGCGTGGCGCACCTTCATGGACCTGCCCGGGATGGGTCGCTTCGAGCCGCAGACCCGCTCGATGGTCGGGCGCGACGTCGTCGCCGACCTGCGGGCGGCGCTGCTGCGCCTGCCCGACGACCCCGACCTCGGGGCCCTCGTGGCCGACCTGCGCCGGGAGAGCCCGCGCTTCGCCGAGCTCTGGGAGACCACCCCGGCCAGGCCGCGGGGCGCGCAGCGCAAGACGCTCCACCACCCGGTCGTCGGGTGGATGACCCTCGACTGCGACAAGTTGACGGTCAACGACGGCGAGCTGCAGATCGTGGTCTTCACCGCCGAGCCCGGCTCGCCCGACGCCGAGGCGCTCGCGCTGGCCGTCGTCGTCGGGCTCCAGGAGATGGGTGAGGAGCTCACCCCGGCCTGA
- a CDS encoding DinB family protein yields the protein MTETGHEFREQDLSGSTFERVDLSRSTYREVRLTGADVRDADLSDLRVRAAWLNGVRMTGVEVPDMEIYGEIVRLVVNGVDVAPLVEAELNRRMPERTLMSPTDVAGFRLAFETLDRLWAGTVEKARALPAASLHEQVDEEWSFVETLRHLGFAHACWVGGIVLADPSPWHPLDLPWDEAPAVDGVPWDREVRPSLDEVLDVRAQRRATVQAVLDDLTDAGLSREVASATPFMTEASGLDVAQCLKVVLNEEWEHRLYAERDLARL from the coding sequence ATGACCGAGACAGGGCACGAATTCAGGGAGCAGGACCTCTCCGGCTCGACCTTCGAGCGCGTCGACCTGAGCCGCTCGACCTACCGCGAGGTGCGCCTGACCGGCGCCGACGTCCGCGACGCCGACCTCAGCGACCTGCGGGTCCGCGCGGCCTGGCTCAACGGCGTCCGGATGACCGGCGTCGAGGTGCCCGACATGGAGATCTACGGCGAGATCGTCCGGCTGGTCGTCAACGGCGTCGACGTCGCGCCGCTCGTCGAGGCCGAGCTGAACCGGCGGATGCCCGAGCGCACGCTGATGTCGCCGACCGACGTCGCCGGCTTCCGGCTCGCCTTCGAGACCCTCGACCGGCTCTGGGCCGGAACGGTCGAGAAGGCCCGCGCCCTTCCAGCCGCCAGCCTCCACGAGCAGGTCGACGAGGAGTGGTCGTTCGTCGAGACGCTGCGCCACCTCGGCTTCGCGCACGCGTGCTGGGTCGGTGGGATCGTGCTCGCCGACCCCTCGCCCTGGCACCCGCTCGACCTGCCCTGGGACGAGGCGCCCGCAGTCGACGGCGTGCCGTGGGACCGCGAGGTGCGCCCCTCGCTCGACGAGGTCCTCGACGTTCGCGCGCAGCGCCGGGCCACGGTGCAGGCAGTGCTGGACGACCTCACCGACGCCGGGCTGTCGCGCGAGGTCGCCTCGGCGACGCCCTTCATGACCGAGGCCTCGGGGCTCGACGTCGCGCAGTGCCTGAAGGTCGTGCTCAACGAGGAGTGGGAGCACCGGCTCTACGCCGAGCGCGACCTCGCCCGGCTCTAG
- a CDS encoding oxidoreductase yields the protein MTHHSTTSLLGDKPVHRIGFGAMQLAGPGVFGPPADPDGARAVLRRAIELGVDHIDTAQFYGPDVVNDLIREALHPYPEDLRLVTKVGATRDDQGAWVPGAEPADLKHQVEQNLRSLGVERMDLVNLRRFERDDPDRVEPALEDQLGALADLRDEGKIDLIGVSSVTAETVRRAHELVGLGEVQNAFSILDRTDEDVLEVCRERSIAYVPYFPLGSAFTGGPAALAADEHVSSVAARHGVTASQVALAWLLAQYDRVLLIPGTSSVAHLEENMAVLDIVLDEDDLARLDQVQPRPVGH from the coding sequence ATGACCCACCACAGCACCACCTCCCTCCTGGGCGACAAGCCCGTCCACCGCATCGGCTTCGGGGCCATGCAGCTCGCGGGCCCCGGCGTCTTCGGACCGCCGGCCGACCCCGACGGTGCGCGCGCCGTGCTGCGCCGCGCGATCGAGCTCGGCGTCGACCACATCGACACCGCGCAGTTCTACGGGCCCGACGTCGTCAACGACCTGATCCGCGAGGCGCTCCACCCCTACCCCGAGGACCTCCGGCTCGTCACCAAGGTCGGCGCCACCCGCGACGACCAGGGCGCGTGGGTGCCCGGCGCCGAGCCCGCCGACCTCAAGCACCAGGTCGAGCAGAACCTCCGCTCCCTCGGCGTCGAGCGGATGGACCTGGTCAACCTGCGTCGCTTCGAGCGCGACGACCCGGACCGCGTCGAGCCCGCGCTCGAGGACCAGCTCGGTGCGCTCGCAGACCTGCGCGACGAGGGCAAGATCGACCTGATCGGCGTCTCCAGCGTCACCGCGGAGACCGTACGACGCGCACACGAGCTCGTCGGTCTGGGCGAGGTGCAGAACGCGTTCAGCATCCTCGACCGGACCGATGAGGACGTGCTCGAGGTGTGCCGCGAGCGCTCGATCGCCTACGTGCCCTACTTCCCGCTGGGTTCCGCCTTCACCGGCGGCCCAGCGGCCCTCGCGGCCGACGAGCACGTCTCGAGCGTCGCTGCCAGGCACGGCGTCACCGCCAGCCAGGTCGCGCTGGCGTGGCTGCTCGCGCAGTACGACCGGGTGCTGCTGATCCCCGGCACCAGCTCGGTCGCGCACCTCGAGGAGAACATGGCCGTCCTCGACATCGTCCTCGACGAGGACGACCTGGCCCGGCTCGACCAGGTGCAGCCCCGGCCCGTCGGCCACTGA
- a CDS encoding RNA polymerase sigma factor encodes MSTGHRDLRRRLRQGDRAAFDAVYAEHVDGVFTLAHRLTGNWATAEDVTSETFLAAWRTRELVADDDRPLKPWLWGIATHQALNARRSRRRLVTFLARRPREEVVPDFADEAVQRLDDAEVLAQAARVIGSLRRAEAEVLALCVWSGLSYAEAAEALGVPVGTVRSRLSRARARLRALVADTADTADTADHTDPTDPADRSVRGGRP; translated from the coding sequence GTGAGCACAGGACACCGTGACCTCCGCCGGAGGCTGCGCCAGGGAGACAGGGCCGCGTTCGACGCGGTGTACGCCGAGCACGTCGACGGCGTCTTCACCCTGGCGCACCGCCTGACGGGCAACTGGGCGACCGCGGAGGACGTCACCTCCGAGACGTTCCTCGCCGCATGGCGCACCCGCGAGCTCGTCGCCGACGACGACCGACCGCTGAAGCCGTGGCTGTGGGGCATCGCGACCCACCAGGCGCTGAACGCCCGACGCAGCCGACGGCGGCTGGTCACCTTCCTGGCGCGACGCCCGCGCGAGGAGGTCGTGCCCGACTTCGCCGACGAGGCGGTGCAGCGGCTCGACGACGCCGAGGTGCTGGCGCAGGCGGCGCGGGTGATCGGCTCACTGCGGCGCGCCGAGGCCGAGGTCCTCGCGCTGTGCGTGTGGTCCGGGCTGTCCTACGCCGAGGCAGCCGAGGCGCTCGGCGTCCCGGTCGGCACCGTCCGCTCACGGCTGTCGCGCGCTCGCGCCCGGCTGCGCGCGCTCGTCGCCGACACCGCCGACACCGCCGACACCGCCGACCACACCGACCCCACCGATCCTGCCGACCGCTCCGTCCGAGGAGGACGACCGTGA
- a CDS encoding alpha/beta fold hydrolase — translation MTSHTIDVPGATLHYEVIGDPASTDDLPLLLAGSPMDSSGFASLAAGLAGTGRVLVLTDPRNVGRSTREDDTAAVTPEQHAEDLHAVIGALGGAVDLFSSSGASVNALFLVAAHPDDVRLLVAHEPPMAALLPDGDAIGRSCDEMVALYDSSGIGPGMALFITLVMHRGPWTGEEPIPDPGIYGLPGADDGARNDGLMANMRGEGCTRVPDLDAIRAAPTTVVLGVGEESGGPEDGEIAGRAAHAVARELGVDAVVFPGGHNGFLGGEYGQTGKPEEFAAKLREVLEG, via the coding sequence ATGACCAGCCACACGATCGACGTCCCCGGCGCCACCCTCCACTACGAGGTCATCGGCGACCCGGCGTCCACCGACGACCTGCCCCTGCTGCTCGCCGGCTCGCCGATGGACAGCTCCGGCTTCGCCAGCCTCGCCGCGGGGCTCGCCGGCACCGGCCGGGTCCTCGTGCTCACCGACCCGCGCAACGTCGGTCGGAGCACGCGCGAGGACGACACCGCCGCCGTCACGCCCGAGCAGCACGCCGAGGACCTCCACGCCGTCATCGGGGCGCTCGGCGGTGCGGTCGACCTCTTCTCGTCGTCGGGTGCCTCGGTCAACGCGCTCTTCCTCGTCGCCGCGCACCCCGACGACGTACGCCTGCTGGTGGCGCACGAGCCGCCGATGGCCGCACTGCTGCCGGACGGCGACGCCATCGGCAGGTCGTGCGACGAGATGGTCGCGCTCTACGACTCCTCCGGCATCGGCCCCGGGATGGCGCTGTTCATCACCCTGGTGATGCACCGCGGCCCGTGGACGGGCGAGGAGCCGATCCCGGACCCCGGGATCTACGGCCTGCCGGGCGCAGACGACGGCGCCCGCAACGACGGCCTCATGGCCAACATGCGGGGCGAGGGCTGCACCCGCGTCCCCGACCTCGACGCGATCCGGGCCGCCCCGACCACGGTCGTCCTCGGTGTCGGCGAGGAGTCCGGCGGACCCGAGGACGGCGAGATCGCCGGCCGCGCGGCACACGCCGTCGCGCGCGAGCTCGGCGTCGACGCGGTCGTCTTCCCCGGCGGCCACAACGGCTTCCTCGGCGGGGAGTACGGCCAGACGGGCAAGCCGGAGGAGTTCGCGGCGAAGCTGCGCGAGGTCCTCGAGGGGTGA
- a CDS encoding DUF1707 SHOCT-like domain-containing protein, giving the protein MAGPDMRARDSDRNEAIEVIEASWTDGQLTREEYDARTTQALTARTLNDLERLVRDLQEPGRKRVRASLTRLAEVRGAPAPTGTQVATAAGLAGFARRFGVGVVVVAVAAVAVLVVLPWLLRGSSGDVDVDGTAAPVDLLSAQGFRTFVDALEARSGDTVVFGMNVGNESYGGVTVPVDAASDRSVQWTWRDAGFEEGELTGTEIDPVRFDLSRIKPEAIPDLVDQAGALIEEPDQFYLTVRPDEYAPKAECYQISAHNRFSEVARLSVACSGRVLEVDPG; this is encoded by the coding sequence GTGGCCGGCCCCGACATGCGCGCACGCGACTCTGACCGCAACGAGGCGATCGAGGTCATCGAGGCCTCGTGGACCGACGGCCAGCTCACCCGCGAGGAGTACGACGCCCGCACGACGCAGGCGTTGACCGCGAGGACGCTCAACGACCTCGAGCGGCTCGTGCGCGACCTCCAGGAGCCCGGCAGGAAGCGCGTCCGGGCGAGCCTCACGCGCCTCGCGGAGGTGCGGGGCGCGCCTGCCCCCACCGGGACCCAGGTGGCGACGGCCGCGGGCCTCGCCGGGTTCGCCCGCAGGTTCGGCGTCGGCGTGGTGGTCGTCGCCGTCGCCGCGGTGGCGGTGCTCGTCGTCCTGCCGTGGCTGCTGCGCGGGTCGTCGGGCGACGTCGACGTCGACGGCACGGCGGCCCCGGTGGACCTCCTCTCCGCCCAGGGCTTCCGCACGTTCGTCGACGCCCTCGAGGCGAGGTCGGGCGACACCGTGGTCTTCGGGATGAACGTCGGCAACGAGAGCTACGGAGGCGTGACCGTGCCCGTCGACGCGGCGAGCGACCGCTCCGTGCAGTGGACCTGGCGTGACGCCGGGTTCGAGGAGGGCGAGCTGACCGGCACCGAGATCGACCCCGTCCGGTTCGACCTGTCGCGCATCAAGCCGGAGGCGATCCCGGACCTCGTCGACCAGGCGGGTGCGCTCATCGAGGAGCCGGACCAGTTCTACCTGACGGTCCGGCCCGACGAGTACGCACCGAAGGCGGAGTGCTACCAGATCAGCGCCCACAACCGGTTCAGCGAGGTCGCCCGCCTCAGCGTCGCGTGCTCCGGACGGGTGCTCGAGGTCGATCCCGGCTAG
- a CDS encoding amphi-Trp domain-containing protein gives MDLFEMDETRTMSREEAAARLRALADSLAKHNSVEFARDGGRITVAVPEQVNLKVEVELGDDNEVEIELTW, from the coding sequence ATGGACCTCTTCGAGATGGACGAGACCCGCACGATGAGCCGCGAGGAGGCCGCAGCCCGGCTGCGCGCCCTCGCCGACTCGCTGGCCAAGCACAACTCGGTGGAGTTCGCCCGGGACGGCGGACGGATCACGGTGGCCGTCCCCGAGCAGGTGAACCTCAAGGTCGAGGTCGAGCTCGGTGACGACAACGAGGTCGAGATCGAGCTGACCTGGTAG
- a CDS encoding acyl-CoA dehydrogenase family protein, with product MPERPSILEQEHEDFRAVARSFLDKEVVPHHASWEEAGIVDREVWRRAGERGLLCFDVDEAYGGPGIKDFRYNMVLAEEAARAGASGPGFAVHTDIIVPYLSSLGTEEQKQRWLPGCVSGDIVTAIAMTEPGAGSDLQGIRTTAVDAGDHYVLNGSKTFISNGILSDLVVVVCRTDPDAGHQGISLLVVERGMEGFERGRNLAKMGLHAQDTAELSFTDVRVPKANLLGAEGSGFISLMENLPQERISIGCIAVAAIEHVLDLCLAYAKEREAFGRPIGKFQHNRFVLAEMATEAHIARVFINDCVLRLNAGEADTALAAMAKWWTTELQKRVVDAGVQLHGGYGYMDEYPISKAYTDSRIQTIYGGTTEIQKEIIGRMLGL from the coding sequence ATGCCTGAGCGCCCCAGCATCCTCGAGCAGGAGCACGAGGACTTCCGCGCCGTCGCGCGGTCCTTCCTCGACAAGGAGGTCGTGCCCCACCACGCCTCGTGGGAGGAGGCCGGCATCGTCGACCGTGAGGTCTGGCGCAGGGCGGGCGAGCGCGGGCTGCTGTGCTTCGACGTCGACGAGGCCTACGGCGGGCCGGGCATCAAGGACTTCCGCTACAACATGGTGCTCGCCGAGGAGGCGGCCCGAGCAGGTGCGAGCGGGCCGGGCTTCGCCGTGCACACCGACATCATCGTCCCCTACCTCTCCTCCCTCGGCACCGAGGAGCAGAAGCAGCGCTGGCTGCCCGGCTGCGTGTCCGGCGACATCGTCACCGCGATCGCGATGACCGAGCCGGGGGCCGGCTCGGACCTCCAGGGGATCCGGACGACCGCGGTCGACGCCGGCGACCACTACGTCCTCAACGGGTCGAAGACCTTCATCTCCAACGGCATCCTGTCCGACCTCGTCGTCGTGGTCTGCCGCACCGACCCCGACGCCGGCCACCAGGGCATCTCGCTGCTCGTCGTCGAGCGCGGCATGGAGGGCTTCGAGCGCGGCCGCAACCTCGCCAAGATGGGCCTGCACGCGCAGGACACCGCCGAGCTCAGCTTCACCGACGTACGGGTACCGAAGGCCAACCTCCTCGGCGCCGAGGGCTCCGGCTTCATCTCGCTGATGGAGAACCTGCCGCAGGAGCGGATCTCCATCGGGTGCATCGCGGTCGCCGCGATCGAGCACGTCCTCGACCTGTGCCTGGCCTACGCCAAGGAGCGCGAGGCCTTCGGACGGCCCATCGGGAAGTTCCAGCACAATCGCTTCGTGCTCGCGGAGATGGCCACCGAGGCACACATCGCGCGCGTCTTCATCAACGACTGCGTGCTGCGGCTCAACGCGGGCGAGGCCGACACCGCGCTCGCCGCGATGGCGAAGTGGTGGACCACCGAGCTCCAGAAGCGGGTCGTCGACGCGGGCGTGCAGCTCCACGGCGGCTACGGCTACATGGACGAGTACCCGATCTCCAAGGCCTACACCGACTCGCGGATCCAGACGATCTACGGCGGCACGACCGAGATCCAGAAGGAGATCATCGGGCGCATGCTCGGGCTGTGA
- a CDS encoding SigE family RNA polymerase sigma factor: MLKDAERDAEFSAFVAEHRGALLRIARLLAAGDDARAEDVLQTTLTRLYVGWRHVRRADNRLGYARTSLTHAFVDESRRAHRRRELTTSRPAEGLDGPDPAAADPDLRQLVVAALADLGPRQRAVVVLRHWLDLDVAETARVLGCSTGTVKSQNARALEHLRSRLGPSIHPVPEEST; this comes from the coding sequence GTGCTGAAGGACGCCGAGCGCGACGCCGAGTTCTCGGCGTTCGTGGCCGAGCACCGAGGGGCGTTGCTCCGCATCGCCCGCCTGCTGGCGGCCGGTGACGACGCCCGGGCCGAGGACGTCCTGCAGACCACCCTCACGCGGCTCTACGTCGGGTGGCGCCACGTCCGTCGTGCCGACAACCGGCTCGGCTACGCGCGCACCAGCCTCACCCACGCGTTCGTCGACGAGTCGCGTCGCGCTCACCGCCGGCGCGAGCTCACCACGAGCCGGCCGGCCGAGGGGCTCGACGGCCCCGACCCGGCTGCTGCCGATCCCGACCTGCGCCAGCTCGTGGTCGCAGCACTCGCCGACCTGGGCCCGCGGCAGAGGGCCGTGGTGGTGCTGCGCCACTGGCTCGACCTGGACGTCGCCGAGACCGCCCGCGTCCTGGGCTGCAGCACGGGCACGGTCAAGTCGCAGAACGCCCGCGCCCTGGAGCACCTGCGCAGCAGGCTCGGCCCCAGCATCCACCCCGTCCCCGAGGAGTCCACGTGA